Part of the Meleagris gallopavo isolate NT-WF06-2002-E0010 breed Aviagen turkey brand Nicholas breeding stock chromosome 15 unlocalized genomic scaffold, Turkey_5.1 Chr15_random_7180001850315, whole genome shotgun sequence genome, AGAACGGGAATTAAATCCACTTTCACTCTGTTTATAGCCAATTTGCCCTGCAGATTATCACTGCTTTAATGCCCAGGCACCGCAGAGGTACGGCTGTGTTCTGAAACAGTTGTTTTCCACGGGATTTTGTGAAGGTGCACATTATTTTGATGGGTCTGAGATCCCAGCAGGTGTGGGCTCTGACACCCTGTATGGGAAATgctgagtcccagcctgaaccactgattgagcacctggggaaaggacccggtgggccctgggagcacaggtgaaggcaattcagctgtgcgACTGGAagggagcctggctgcacctctcacacctcatttaagggctgattgccactggggaaggatctctggttggagatccctcctttgtgGAGTTTTCCTTGTGAACCTGGATTTTCAGAAATGGGTGAGCACCTTTCCTTTGTAACACTATTCGTTCACACTAGTCCCTTTGCTACTGCACTCCTGTATTGCCCTTCTACTGCATTGACCTTCCTGATTGTAACACTGTGCTGCCCTGTCCCTTTGCACACAGTGGAAGGGTCCGTGGGCCTGGCTCCTCCTGCCTACCTGTGTGTACCTCACACCACCCCAGCTTTCCTCTGGCTGGAGGAGGTCCACAGGCCCTGCAGAGCCTCAGGTTTGTGCCCACACGTGGCTGTTCCTGCTTGCAGCCCTCCAGGCACACCCCCTTCCAGAGCCTGCAGGGGAAGCAGGAACATGCTGGAACCTGGGGGGGAGTAGGACTGGGCTAGATGGTGGCCAGCAGGTTTGGGGTTGCCTGGGTGGAAGTGTGCTTCTAAAATCATACAGTAACACCAGCCCCTGTGAGTGCCAGCTCTGCACTGAAGTACAAAGCAGCATCTGAATGacatttgtcttctcttttttcacCCCGAATCCTGAAAGCCAAAGTACAAATGGGCATTCAGCAGTACCACTCCACTCCTGGGAACTAGGGTTGTGGTGGTATCATTCCTCCTTGTCTCTATGCCCAGCAGTTCAGTGGCGCAGAGTGCTGTGATGGAGCAGCTGCCTTGGGGGTAGCAGAAGGAAGGCTTGGGGAGGCACCACAGACATCCTTGGGGAGCCGACTGGCCCCGGGGTCAGGACTGTCCCGTGCCTCTCACGCCTCTCCCCCTGCTCCTCTGGCTCTGAGTTTCTGCTCCTTGGCCCCACAGAAGCCTGAATCCTCCTTCACCTCCCTGTGCCATGGGATGCTGAGATCCCTGGCGCTGAGCTGCATGTGCAGCAGCATGCATCGCGCGTCCCCTTGCACGGCAGGAGCTGCATTGTGCACCATGCAGTGTTGTCACctgtgggcagcagctccctgctaCAGGTCATCACCTGCCCCCTGCTCTCCCACAGATGCTGCTGGAGGACTCTCAGCACAGCGACCAAGCAGAGGAGAAGGTGCAGCAGTACCGGCGGGTGCAGCTGGTGCCGGCAGTGCTGGAACAGGACTGGTGTGTGGCAGTGCCAGGGCTGCTGGCTTTGCCAGAGCACGACGCACGTGAGAAGGTACTGAAGGCGGTGGCTGTGCTGATGGAGTTCTGCAGGGAGCGCTTCCGCGGGGACACggccctcagtgccacgctgGGGCTGCTGCGCAGTGAGTAcgaggagctggcagctgccGAGCGCAGGGACGGCGATGGGGATGGGTActtccaggagctgctgggctctgtgaacagcatcctgcaggagctgggctgaGGCCGGAGCTGGGATGGGTCAGGATAACGGTGTGATGTGCGGTGGTCACCTGTGCTGTGTAAGTGCACTTTGAATAAATGGCTGAGCTAAGGAAGTCCCCCCAGTGGGAATGTGCCAGCAGTTTGTTATGGGATGGAAGTGCAGGGGTACACGTCCTTAG contains:
- the LOC104915502 gene encoding nucleotide exchange factor SIL1-like; amino-acid sequence: ALPQALFALSSLLRHFPYAQQQFLKLGGLQVLRGLFRQPGTSALCVRAVTLLYDLFVEKMLLEDSQHSDQAEEKVQQYRRVQLVPAVLEQDWCVAVPGLLALPEHDAREKVLKAVAVLMEFCRERFRGDTALSATLGLLRSEYEELAAAERRDGDGDGYFQELLGSVNSILQELG